The proteins below are encoded in one region of Limnochorda pilosa:
- a CDS encoding GNAT family N-acetyltransferase: MGTLIRSFLPDEWQLWKSLRLQALADSPNAFGSTLDGERQQIDSHWTELVASSSLADRDFLLAERDGRPVGMARVGPSEDDASQAGLFSMWVMPSERGLGVGRALVDAAIDWARSKGVSEVILHVTEGNDEAKRLYLSSGFIGTGVRLPLRPGSDLFEEVMVLKLC, encoded by the coding sequence GTGGGTACGCTGATTCGAAGCTTTCTCCCCGATGAATGGCAGCTTTGGAAGTCGTTACGGCTCCAGGCACTTGCTGACTCGCCTAACGCGTTTGGGAGTACGTTGGATGGTGAGAGACAGCAAATCGATTCCCACTGGACGGAATTGGTAGCTTCCAGTAGCTTGGCCGATCGGGATTTCCTGCTGGCTGAACGCGATGGCCGTCCCGTCGGCATGGCACGCGTCGGCCCTTCAGAGGACGACGCGTCCCAAGCAGGTCTTTTCTCGATGTGGGTGATGCCAAGCGAACGTGGCCTGGGGGTTGGGAGGGCATTAGTTGATGCCGCCATTGACTGGGCGAGATCAAAAGGGGTCTCGGAGGTTATTCTCCACGTTACCGAAGGAAACGACGAGGCCAAACGACTCTATCTGTCTTCCGGGTTCATTGGCACCGGGGTCAGGTTGCCTTTGCGTCCGGGTTCAGATCTGTTTGAGGAAGTCATGGTTCTTAAATTGTGCTGA
- a CDS encoding ABC transporter ATP-binding protein: protein MPHADDSVLIETQHLTRTFGQGAQQVRAVDDVSLRLHRGEIASVVGESGSGKSTLARLMLRLLQPSAGRILFEGADVTRQSRLPELRRYWQRVQAVFQDPSASFNQFLTVRRLLERGLGLEGSRLDSKERDARVRWALERVALNPGEMLAKLSHEMSGGERQRVMIARALVVRPLLLLADEPTTMVDASSRASILNVLLDLRDEFGMAILFITHDVSLATYVSDTLFVMHDGRLVESGGVERITASPEHAYTRQLFADAFTMSERG from the coding sequence ATGCCGCACGCCGATGACTCGGTGCTGATCGAGACCCAGCACCTCACCCGCACCTTCGGTCAGGGCGCCCAGCAGGTACGGGCGGTCGACGACGTCTCCCTTCGCCTGCACCGGGGCGAGATCGCGTCCGTGGTCGGGGAGAGCGGCAGCGGGAAGTCGACCCTGGCCAGGTTGATGCTGCGCCTGCTTCAGCCGTCCGCGGGACGGATCCTCTTCGAGGGGGCGGACGTGACGCGGCAGAGCCGCCTGCCGGAGCTGCGCCGCTACTGGCAGCGGGTACAGGCGGTCTTCCAGGACCCGTCGGCCTCCTTCAACCAGTTCCTGACCGTCCGTCGCCTCCTGGAGAGGGGGCTGGGGCTCGAGGGCTCGCGCCTGGACAGCAAGGAGCGCGACGCCCGCGTGCGCTGGGCCCTGGAACGGGTCGCGCTCAACCCGGGCGAGATGCTCGCCAAGCTCTCCCACGAGATGAGCGGAGGCGAGCGGCAACGGGTGATGATCGCCCGGGCTCTGGTGGTGCGGCCGCTCTTGCTCCTCGCCGACGAGCCGACGACCATGGTGGACGCCTCGTCGCGCGCGAGCATCCTGAATGTGCTCCTGGACCTGCGGGACGAGTTCGGGATGGCGATCCTCTTCATCACCCACGACGTCAGCCTGGCCACCTACGTGAGCGACACTCTGTTCGTCATGCATGATGGCAGGCTGGTGGAATCGGGCGGCGTGGAGAGGATCACGGCCAGCCCCGAGCACGCGTACACCCGGCAGCTCTTCGCGGATGCCTTCACCATGTCGGAACGGGGGTAG
- a CDS encoding ABC transporter substrate-binding protein: MRDVIRALAVVAFVLAAACMAASPALAQVLPRGETMYFAGFQWGPVTHFNPLAPNPPWPLGSNANPDQQGPGYVYETLFLYNIVHGQYEPLLGREMNWVDPNTLRIVLQPGTRWQDGRALTSADVVFTFQLAQRYALGYSSFWQYVKSMRAIDDRTVEIALDPSKPNRPLVNQYVSFVMILPQHIWGSVADQGRTALLQFENLNPVGSGPYKVQAYSAERIVLERFDGYWGKSVYGMPVPRYLVHPIFKSNDAGNLALEQAQVDWSQQFVPRVWTIPNVKTWLDEEPYYVPGSIPLMIINVQRPGLANALVRRALAFSIDYALIARTAMSSYSEPARSSLILPTGVEARYFDVENVEQYGWEYDPDRAVEILEEELNARKGSDGIYVLPDGTRLSFTVQTPYGWTDWMAALEVVAQSAKKVGIEVRTEFPQAPVVTTNIQNGTFDMALWYVAQVSPASPWTRFRDVMDDRDVPPVGEQAFQDFGRFSHPDVAPLLDRAASASGDAELKRIYGELDRIFMENVPAIPLMYRPLLFYEFNTTHWTGFPTSANPTAPPLFYISVLRTVSAR; this comes from the coding sequence GTGAGAGACGTGATCCGTGCGCTGGCTGTCGTGGCATTCGTCCTGGCGGCTGCCTGTATGGCCGCCTCACCGGCACTCGCTCAGGTCCTTCCCCGCGGTGAGACCATGTACTTCGCCGGATTCCAGTGGGGTCCCGTGACGCACTTCAATCCTCTGGCACCCAACCCGCCCTGGCCTCTCGGCTCCAACGCCAACCCGGACCAGCAGGGGCCCGGATATGTCTACGAGACGCTCTTCCTGTACAACATCGTCCATGGCCAGTATGAGCCGCTGCTCGGCCGCGAGATGAACTGGGTCGACCCCAACACGCTGCGTATCGTGCTGCAGCCAGGCACCCGGTGGCAGGACGGTCGAGCCTTGACTTCAGCCGACGTCGTCTTCACCTTCCAGCTCGCTCAACGGTACGCTCTCGGCTACAGCTCGTTCTGGCAGTACGTGAAGTCCATGAGGGCGATCGACGACCGAACGGTGGAGATCGCTCTCGACCCGTCCAAGCCTAACCGCCCGCTCGTCAACCAGTACGTCTCCTTCGTCATGATCCTGCCGCAGCACATCTGGGGTTCGGTGGCGGACCAGGGACGCACTGCACTCCTGCAGTTCGAGAACCTGAATCCGGTCGGCTCCGGCCCCTACAAGGTCCAGGCTTACTCGGCCGAGCGGATCGTCCTGGAGCGATTCGACGGCTACTGGGGCAAGTCCGTCTACGGCATGCCGGTGCCCAGGTACCTGGTCCATCCTATCTTCAAGAGCAACGACGCCGGGAACCTCGCGCTCGAGCAGGCCCAGGTCGACTGGTCGCAGCAGTTCGTACCGCGGGTGTGGACCATCCCCAACGTGAAGACCTGGCTCGACGAGGAACCGTACTACGTGCCTGGCTCGATTCCGCTGATGATCATCAACGTGCAGCGCCCGGGTCTGGCCAACGCGCTGGTGCGCAGGGCGCTGGCATTCTCCATCGACTACGCGCTCATCGCCCGCACCGCCATGTCCAGTTACTCGGAACCTGCCAGGTCCAGCCTGATCCTGCCCACGGGCGTTGAGGCCCGGTACTTCGACGTGGAGAACGTAGAGCAGTACGGCTGGGAGTACGACCCGGACAGGGCGGTAGAGATCCTGGAGGAGGAACTCAACGCCAGGAAGGGCTCCGATGGCATCTACGTCCTTCCCGACGGCACCAGGCTGAGCTTCACCGTGCAGACCCCCTACGGGTGGACCGACTGGATGGCCGCGCTGGAGGTCGTCGCCCAGAGCGCCAAGAAGGTCGGCATCGAGGTGCGCACGGAGTTCCCCCAGGCGCCCGTCGTGACCACCAACATCCAGAACGGCACCTTCGATATGGCCCTCTGGTACGTCGCGCAGGTGAGCCCGGCCAGCCCGTGGACCCGGTTCCGGGACGTCATGGACGACAGGGACGTGCCGCCCGTAGGCGAGCAGGCGTTCCAGGACTTCGGGCGCTTCTCGCACCCGGATGTGGCGCCGCTGCTCGACAGAGCCGCGTCTGCCTCCGGCGACGCAGAGCTGAAGCGGATCTATGGCGAGCTCGACCGCATCTTCATGGAGAACGTGCCCGCCATCCCGCTCATGTACCGGCCTCTCCTGTTCTACGAGTTCAACACGACCCACTGGACCGGCTTCCCAACCAGCGCGAACCCGACGGCACCGCCGCTCTTCTACATCTCGGTGCTGCGGACGGTGAGCGCCAGGTGA
- a CDS encoding ABC transporter permease, producing the protein MRTGSAGEADGGPPRGASRHLSRYILGKAVWYLLALAVALVLNFLLPRLIPGNPVDALIGQYIRGGSAGQATARVYEAFLEEFGLDSSMGHQFVAYIGNVVRGNLGISFSFYPARVTDLIAQALPWTVALQLPAILLGWILGNVLGALAAYKGGRFDRAFFVGALAVSSIPYYAMAIILLYVLAVVLPVFPAAGGYSFGMMPEFSAAFILDLAHHYALPFLSLVLISIGSQAVGMRSMAIYELGTDYVNYSSAMGVREGFILRYVFRNAMLPQVTGLALSLGTLVGGALITELVFSYPGIGDLLFKAITLNDYPLIQGVTLFIATGVLLANFLVDVAYGFIDPRIRAVQMGER; encoded by the coding sequence GTGAGAACCGGCTCAGCCGGAGAAGCGGACGGAGGCCCCCCTCGGGGGGCCTCCCGCCACCTCTCGCGCTACATCCTGGGAAAGGCGGTCTGGTATCTCCTGGCCCTGGCGGTGGCCCTCGTCCTCAACTTCCTCCTGCCGCGCTTGATTCCGGGCAACCCCGTGGACGCGCTCATCGGCCAGTACATCCGCGGCGGCTCGGCGGGACAGGCGACGGCTCGGGTCTACGAGGCCTTCCTGGAGGAGTTCGGGCTCGATAGCTCCATGGGCCACCAGTTCGTTGCGTACATCGGAAACGTGGTGCGCGGCAACCTTGGGATCTCGTTCTCCTTCTACCCGGCGAGGGTGACCGACCTCATCGCCCAGGCTCTGCCCTGGACCGTGGCGCTGCAGTTGCCGGCCATTCTGCTGGGCTGGATCCTCGGGAACGTACTGGGGGCCCTCGCGGCGTACAAGGGCGGGCGCTTCGATCGCGCCTTCTTCGTGGGCGCGCTGGCCGTCTCCAGCATCCCCTACTATGCGATGGCGATCATCCTGCTCTATGTCCTGGCTGTGGTCCTGCCGGTCTTCCCGGCTGCAGGGGGCTACAGCTTCGGCATGATGCCGGAGTTCTCAGCCGCGTTCATCCTCGACCTGGCCCACCACTATGCGCTGCCCTTCCTGTCGTTGGTGCTCATCTCCATCGGCAGCCAGGCGGTGGGCATGCGCTCGATGGCCATCTACGAACTCGGCACGGACTACGTCAACTACTCCAGCGCCATGGGCGTTCGCGAGGGTTTCATCCTGCGCTATGTCTTCCGCAACGCCATGCTGCCGCAGGTGACGGGGCTCGCGCTCTCCCTCGGAACGCTGGTAGGAGGAGCCCTGATCACCGAGCTGGTCTTCTCGTATCCGGGCATCGGCGATCTCCTGTTCAAGGCGATCACGCTGAACGACTATCCGCTGATTCAGGGCGTGACGCTCTTCATCGCCACCGGGGTCCTCCTTGCGAACTTCCTGGTGGACGTTGCCTACGGGTTCATCGACCCGCGGATTCGGGCTGTCCAGATGGGGGAGCGATGA
- a CDS encoding glycoside hydrolase 5 family protein has product MTEQDTSSQLSRLGVNYWPAHAGPYMWREFDEEAIAADLRALRAAGVEYTRSFLFWPDFMPEPDRVEPAMMERLGRFMDLHEEARLGVHLTLLVGHMSGQNWPPPWMPDPSRLYTDPGLLLAQERYLTTVVEAVRPSPALEAYVLTNELPLFTGPAPVEAVQAWSSRMVGLLKRLDPDRSVSLGDGAWYVLGDTASGFRPTHAQDVIAPHLYLADTHPGRQLAAYGLAMAVARRLARDAGKAIWLEEFGATHSVFGEEEVARWARGVVTEARLHGAEQVCWWCGFDFPEAMGERPPYSHHPHELSFGMMRSDRSPRPVAAALREATVAPLPNLRRAGLLIPSWVYRAYPFGEPWGAATRRAFLNAYAALRELGYLPEVVLEDDLGSQPATAGNAGPVVDAGLAAAGPYGLPPILAVPSVQKLQAATWARLEAYPGRVLYSYLHATAVRSHEGAWISAASARRFFGGEARNRFNLPEPAPRGLVWEGGRIDLPKGPDPFSETPLLVRPKEAAVLGRDDQGRPLWIRAGRRDLLLFPIEALADDLTPVIAFYRAVLRSPPEAGS; this is encoded by the coding sequence ATGACCGAGCAGGATACCTCCAGCCAGCTCTCGAGACTGGGCGTCAACTACTGGCCGGCCCATGCCGGACCCTACATGTGGCGGGAATTCGATGAAGAGGCGATCGCCGCCGACCTGCGGGCGCTCAGGGCCGCCGGGGTCGAGTACACTCGGAGCTTCCTCTTCTGGCCGGACTTCATGCCGGAGCCGGACCGGGTCGAGCCGGCCATGATGGAACGGCTGGGCCGTTTCATGGATCTCCACGAAGAGGCGCGCCTTGGAGTGCACCTCACGCTGCTGGTGGGGCACATGAGCGGGCAGAACTGGCCGCCACCCTGGATGCCCGATCCCTCGCGCCTCTACACCGATCCCGGGCTCCTGCTGGCCCAGGAGCGCTACCTCACCACGGTCGTCGAGGCGGTCCGACCCAGCCCTGCCCTGGAAGCCTATGTCTTGACCAACGAGCTGCCCCTCTTCACCGGGCCGGCGCCGGTGGAAGCCGTCCAGGCGTGGTCATCCAGGATGGTGGGGCTCCTGAAGCGCCTCGACCCCGATCGGTCGGTCTCCCTGGGCGACGGCGCGTGGTACGTGCTCGGCGACACCGCCAGCGGTTTCCGCCCCACGCACGCCCAGGACGTCATCGCCCCGCACCTGTATCTGGCCGACACCCACCCCGGGCGGCAACTGGCCGCGTACGGGCTGGCCATGGCCGTGGCCCGACGGCTGGCCCGTGACGCTGGCAAGGCCATCTGGCTGGAGGAGTTCGGAGCGACGCACTCCGTCTTCGGAGAGGAGGAGGTGGCGAGATGGGCGCGGGGCGTGGTCACGGAGGCCAGGCTCCACGGCGCCGAGCAGGTCTGCTGGTGGTGCGGGTTCGACTTCCCTGAGGCGATGGGCGAGCGCCCGCCCTACAGTCACCACCCTCACGAGCTCTCCTTCGGGATGATGCGCTCGGATCGGTCACCGCGGCCGGTGGCGGCGGCCCTGAGGGAGGCAACCGTCGCGCCCCTTCCGAACCTGCGGCGGGCCGGGCTCCTGATACCCTCCTGGGTGTATCGGGCGTATCCCTTCGGTGAGCCCTGGGGTGCCGCCACGCGGCGAGCCTTCCTCAACGCGTACGCGGCCTTGCGCGAGCTGGGCTACCTGCCCGAGGTGGTGCTGGAGGACGACCTGGGGTCTCAGCCCGCCACAGCCGGCAACGCAGGTCCCGTCGTCGACGCCGGCCTTGCCGCCGCCGGTCCCTACGGACTCCCTCCGATCCTGGCGGTACCCTCGGTGCAGAAGCTCCAGGCAGCCACATGGGCGAGGCTGGAAGCCTATCCCGGTCGGGTTCTCTACAGCTACCTCCACGCGACGGCGGTGCGCTCGCACGAGGGGGCCTGGATCTCGGCGGCATCGGCCAGACGCTTCTTCGGCGGGGAGGCCCGCAACCGCTTCAACCTGCCTGAGCCGGCGCCTCGGGGCCTGGTCTGGGAGGGTGGGCGGATCGACCTGCCGAAGGGGCCCGATCCCTTCTCGGAGACGCCGCTCCTGGTGCGCCCCAAGGAGGCCGCCGTTCTGGGGCGGGACGACCAGGGCCGTCCCCTCTGGATCCGCGCCGGCCGGAGGGACCTCCTTCTCTTCCCGATCGAAGCCCTGGCGGACGACCTCACCCCGGTGATCGCTTTCTATCGGGCGGTGCTCCGGTCCCCTCCAGAGGCGGGCAGCTGA
- a CDS encoding DUF6920 family protein, with protein sequence MTAAILIGANRWQSDTRGLHARMQAASVAVTPEAYDAGELEGLPAPVQRYFRTVLKDGQPLIASASGEHTGTFNMSETEEQWRPFTSNQRVVTRRPGFVWDARIHMAPGMNVHVRDAYVAGEGLLTAKLFGLVTVMDQPSSPELDQGELIRFFAESAWYPTALLPSQGVAWEAVDEAHARATLTDGGTIVTLVFEFDAEGLISSVRADRRYRAVNGTQVPTPWQGRFWNYEDRDGMLVPLEGEVAWLLGDGPKPYWRGRIERIEYEYAP encoded by the coding sequence ATGACGGCAGCGATCCTCATCGGTGCGAACCGCTGGCAGTCGGATACGCGAGGCCTGCATGCGCGCATGCAAGCGGCCAGTGTGGCGGTGACCCCAGAAGCGTACGACGCTGGTGAGTTGGAAGGCCTGCCCGCTCCTGTCCAACGGTACTTCCGTACCGTCTTGAAAGATGGGCAGCCGCTGATCGCTTCAGCCAGCGGGGAACACACGGGCACCTTCAACATGAGCGAGACCGAGGAGCAATGGAGGCCCTTCACCTCGAACCAGCGTGTGGTCACCCGGCGCCCGGGCTTCGTCTGGGATGCACGGATTCACATGGCTCCCGGGATGAACGTTCATGTCCGTGACGCATACGTGGCGGGCGAAGGTCTCCTGACCGCGAAGCTGTTCGGGCTCGTGACCGTGATGGACCAGCCCAGCAGCCCAGAGCTGGACCAGGGAGAGCTGATTCGCTTCTTCGCGGAATCGGCCTGGTACCCCACGGCGCTTCTCCCGAGTCAGGGCGTGGCGTGGGAAGCCGTGGACGAGGCCCATGCCCGCGCGACCCTCACCGATGGGGGAACGATCGTCACCCTCGTCTTCGAATTCGATGCTGAAGGGCTCATCAGCTCCGTGCGTGCCGACAGACGATACCGAGCCGTGAATGGGACCCAGGTGCCAACGCCCTGGCAAGGCCGGTTCTGGAACTACGAGGACCGGGACGGCATGCTGGTGCCGCTCGAAGGCGAGGTGGCGTGGTTGCTGGGGGACGGGCCGAAGCCTTACTGGCGCGGCCGGATTGAGCGCATCGAGTATGAATACGCGCCATGA
- a CDS encoding MFS transporter: MATLFLALIYATFISLGLPDSLLGVSWPVMQPGLGVPYSFAGIISMIVSGGTIVASFFSGPIIRRFGTGNTTRVSVAMTAIALCGFSLSPSFGWLLLMAIPLGLGGGAVDAALNHFVATHYKANHMNWLHCFWGVGAMSGPLIMSRFIVEGGNWRGGYLTVGIIQGCLVALLLASLPLWRWTERETSSARPALAPAGQQQPTRNAGRDNGRHAQDGNAILDDGGSAEKGNAGLLSVLKLPGVWPVLVAFFSYCGAEATMGLWGSSFLVKARGLDASTAAFWVSLFFGSLTVGRLISGFAAMRTSNASLIRAGLLLILAGAGLMLLPMPGPFSPVGFLLVGLGCAPIYPSMLHETPRRFSADWAPMLMAYRWGSHIQALPFCPRHSGSSPPAGTWLSSPQ; the protein is encoded by the coding sequence ATGGCTACCTTGTTCTTGGCCCTCATCTATGCCACTTTCATCAGCCTCGGCCTGCCCGATTCTCTGTTGGGCGTCTCCTGGCCCGTCATGCAGCCGGGACTGGGCGTTCCATACAGTTTCGCGGGAATCATCTCCATGATCGTCTCCGGCGGGACCATCGTCGCCAGTTTCTTCAGCGGTCCCATCATCCGGCGTTTCGGAACGGGAAACACGACACGTGTCAGCGTCGCCATGACGGCCATCGCCCTCTGCGGCTTTTCCCTTTCCCCTTCGTTTGGATGGCTCCTTTTGATGGCCATCCCCCTCGGCCTGGGTGGAGGTGCTGTGGACGCCGCCCTTAACCACTTTGTCGCCACCCATTACAAGGCCAATCACATGAACTGGCTGCATTGCTTTTGGGGTGTCGGGGCCATGTCGGGCCCCCTGATCATGTCCCGCTTCATCGTGGAGGGTGGTAACTGGCGGGGCGGGTACCTCACCGTCGGTATCATCCAGGGATGCCTGGTTGCATTGCTGCTCGCCTCGCTGCCGCTGTGGAGATGGACGGAAAGGGAAACGTCATCCGCACGACCGGCTCTGGCCCCTGCCGGGCAGCAACAGCCAACGAGGAACGCTGGGCGCGATAACGGACGCCACGCTCAAGACGGGAACGCGATCCTCGATGATGGTGGAAGCGCCGAGAAAGGTAACGCCGGCCTGCTCTCCGTCCTGAAGCTCCCAGGTGTGTGGCCGGTTCTCGTGGCTTTCTTCTCTTACTGCGGGGCAGAAGCTACGATGGGCTTGTGGGGCAGCAGCTTCCTGGTCAAGGCAAGGGGACTGGATGCATCCACTGCAGCTTTCTGGGTTTCGCTGTTCTTCGGGAGCCTCACCGTCGGGCGGTTGATTTCCGGTTTCGCGGCCATGAGAACGAGCAATGCCTCGTTGATCCGAGCAGGTCTTCTGTTGATCCTGGCGGGCGCAGGGCTGATGCTCTTGCCCATGCCTGGCCCCTTTTCCCCTGTCGGATTCTTGCTCGTTGGGCTGGGATGCGCCCCCATCTACCCCTCTATGCTGCACGAGACGCCCCGCCGGTTCAGCGCGGACTGGGCACCCATGCTCATGGCGTACAGATGGGGGTCGCATATACAGGCACTACCGTTCTGCCCCCGGCATTCGGGTTCGTCACCTCCGGCAGGCACTTGGCTCTCTTCCCCGCAGTGA
- a CDS encoding ABC transporter ATP-binding protein: MSVLLEAEHISASYLLDEAGARETPPCIRAVDDVSLELHEGEVIGIAGESGCGKSTLAMVLSGTVRPPLQVTAGRLRIAEQAVPLAGGGSDPRAASDADQTPLLRGRVVAMLPQGAMNALNPTLRIRDFVFDVLRSHLPGITRQEAIERASERLERLGLPPRVLSAYPHQLSGGMKQRVVAVVSTLLDPDVLVADEPTSALDVTSQRMLLALLVSFLEQSIIRGIVFITHELPLLRYIAQRIAIMYAGQLVEVGPTDRVLFAPSHPYTQALMHATIVLEKGTRRQRIKTVGGAPPGLLSPPPGCRFHPRCPVAMPICSQSVPPAVSVGERHDAACWWVAGHSAGEAGATHDAARR; the protein is encoded by the coding sequence GTGAGCGTGCTGCTGGAAGCCGAGCATATCAGTGCGAGCTACCTGCTGGACGAAGCGGGCGCGAGGGAGACTCCGCCCTGCATCCGTGCCGTCGACGACGTCAGTCTGGAGCTGCACGAAGGCGAGGTGATCGGCATCGCCGGCGAGTCCGGGTGCGGGAAGTCGACCCTCGCCATGGTTCTCTCCGGCACCGTGCGCCCACCGCTGCAGGTGACGGCGGGGCGGCTACGGATCGCAGAGCAGGCGGTGCCCCTCGCCGGCGGCGGATCGGACCCGCGCGCCGCCTCCGACGCCGACCAGACGCCCCTGCTCCGCGGGCGGGTGGTGGCGATGCTGCCCCAGGGCGCGATGAACGCCCTGAACCCGACGCTGCGCATCCGGGACTTCGTCTTCGACGTGCTGCGATCCCACCTGCCCGGGATCACACGGCAGGAGGCGATCGAGCGTGCGAGCGAGCGTCTGGAACGGCTGGGGTTGCCCCCCCGTGTCCTGAGCGCCTACCCGCACCAGCTGAGCGGGGGCATGAAGCAGAGGGTGGTGGCCGTCGTCTCGACGCTGCTCGATCCGGACGTCCTCGTGGCCGACGAGCCCACGTCGGCCCTCGACGTCACCTCCCAGCGGATGCTTCTGGCGCTCCTGGTCAGCTTCCTCGAGCAGAGCATCATCCGCGGGATCGTCTTCATCACGCACGAGCTTCCGCTGTTGCGTTACATCGCCCAGCGCATTGCGATCATGTACGCCGGGCAGCTCGTGGAGGTCGGCCCTACCGATCGTGTGCTGTTCGCACCCTCGCACCCCTACACCCAGGCGCTCATGCACGCCACCATCGTGCTCGAGAAGGGCACCCGCAGGCAGCGGATCAAGACGGTCGGGGGCGCACCGCCCGGCCTTCTCTCACCCCCGCCCGGGTGCCGCTTCCACCCCCGCTGCCCCGTGGCGATGCCGATCTGTTCCCAGTCCGTCCCACCGGCCGTTTCGGTCGGTGAGCGCCACGATGCCGCCTGCTGGTGGGTTGCGGGCCATTCTGCCGGAGAGGCGGGTGCCACCCACGATGCCGCACGCCGATGA
- a CDS encoding ABC transporter permease has product MRSNRFAVSLFLVVSVVAFALLGPVVIGREPGEIVGMPFEEPSRFALLGTDNFGRDELTLLMYGARTSLQIGAIAGILALLIGTVVGTVAGYYGDNTDETLMGLTNVFITIPSFVVLILLSIALRSRSVPVMGLVIGITSWPWTARAVRAQACSLRAREHVDVARLSGASGLSIIARDIVPYMFSYLAMAFTLQLSSAVLTEASLSMLGLGPTNTVSLGVMLQWSLLWEAVRQGNWWTFLPPTFLLAIIAFSLQLLNASLDEAYNPRLRRRGSAR; this is encoded by the coding sequence ATGCGTTCCAATCGCTTCGCGGTGAGTCTCTTCCTCGTGGTGAGCGTCGTGGCGTTTGCCCTGCTCGGGCCGGTCGTCATCGGGCGGGAGCCTGGAGAGATCGTCGGCATGCCGTTCGAGGAGCCGTCGCGCTTCGCGCTGCTCGGCACCGACAACTTCGGCCGGGACGAGCTGACGCTGCTCATGTACGGTGCCCGCACCTCCCTTCAGATCGGCGCGATCGCGGGCATCCTCGCATTGCTGATCGGCACCGTGGTGGGGACCGTGGCCGGCTACTATGGAGACAACACGGATGAGACCCTGATGGGCCTTACCAACGTCTTCATCACCATCCCGTCCTTCGTGGTGCTGATCCTGCTCTCCATCGCCCTCCGATCGCGTTCGGTGCCCGTCATGGGGCTCGTCATCGGCATCACCTCGTGGCCGTGGACGGCCCGGGCGGTGCGAGCGCAGGCATGCAGCCTGCGAGCCAGGGAGCATGTGGACGTGGCTCGCCTCTCCGGGGCGAGCGGGCTTTCCATCATCGCTCGAGACATCGTTCCCTACATGTTCTCCTACCTGGCCATGGCGTTCACCCTCCAGCTCTCGTCCGCAGTGCTGACGGAAGCCTCGCTCAGCATGCTGGGCTTGGGCCCCACCAACACGGTCTCGCTGGGCGTCATGCTCCAGTGGTCCCTGCTGTGGGAGGCCGTACGCCAGGGGAACTGGTGGACCTTCCTGCCCCCCACCTTCTTGCTCGCGATCATCGCGTTCAGCCTGCAGCTCCTCAACGCCAGCCTGGACGAGGCCTACAATCCACGGCTCCGAAGGAGGGGCAGCGCCAGGTGA
- a CDS encoding putative ABC transporter permease yields the protein MLVRFLIYGALGWIVEILWTGTGSILRRDPRLTATTYLWMFPIYGGGALLFERLYQVVAAQPWILRGLVWVVAIFGVEYVTGWLIRRAVGHCPWDYSGAPLALGELVRLDYAPAWFLLGLLFERLHLALVASFP from the coding sequence ATGCTGGTGCGCTTTCTGATCTACGGTGCGCTCGGTTGGATCGTGGAGATCCTGTGGACGGGGACGGGAAGCATCCTCCGGCGCGACCCGCGCTTGACGGCAACGACCTACCTCTGGATGTTTCCCATCTACGGCGGTGGTGCGCTCCTGTTTGAGCGATTGTACCAGGTGGTCGCAGCTCAGCCGTGGATTCTTCGCGGGCTCGTGTGGGTGGTGGCCATTTTCGGTGTCGAGTACGTGACCGGTTGGCTCATCCGGCGGGCGGTCGGCCACTGCCCCTGGGATTACAGCGGGGCGCCCCTCGCTTTGGGCGAGCTGGTCAGGTTGGACTATGCACCGGCCTGGTTTCTGCTTGGCCTGTTGTTTGAGCGACTCCACCTTGCGTTGGTGGCAAGCTTTCCATAA